A region from the Pseudomonas cucumis genome encodes:
- a CDS encoding TSUP family transporter yields MPFELSVDLTTLAVLAVVAFIAGFIDAIAGGGGLLTTPALLTAGLPPHLVLGTNKLSSTFGSATASFTFYRRKLFHPRQWMHAIVGTLVGALTGAVVAHYLPAEWLNKMLPVIVFACGLYLLFGGTPKAPLDSNAPIKKKWQSSQGFSLGFYDGVAGPGTGAFWTVSSLLMYPIDLVKASGVARSMNFVSNIAALSVFIFSGQVDWIIGLSMGLSVMVGAFFGARTAISGGAKFIRPVFITVVLGLTVRLAWQHWFSVA; encoded by the coding sequence ATGCCTTTCGAACTCAGCGTTGACCTCACTACCCTGGCCGTTCTGGCCGTCGTCGCTTTCATTGCCGGTTTCATCGACGCCATCGCCGGCGGTGGCGGTCTATTGACCACGCCGGCGCTGCTGACTGCCGGCCTGCCGCCACATTTGGTGCTGGGCACTAACAAGCTCAGCTCGACCTTCGGCTCGGCCACTGCCAGTTTCACCTTCTACCGACGCAAGCTGTTCCATCCTCGGCAGTGGATGCACGCCATCGTCGGCACACTGGTGGGCGCACTCACCGGCGCCGTGGTCGCGCATTACTTGCCAGCCGAATGGCTGAACAAGATGCTGCCGGTGATCGTTTTCGCCTGCGGCCTTTATCTGTTGTTCGGCGGCACACCGAAAGCGCCGCTGGACAGCAACGCGCCGATCAAGAAAAAGTGGCAATCGAGCCAAGGCTTCAGCCTCGGCTTCTACGACGGCGTGGCTGGTCCGGGAACGGGTGCGTTCTGGACCGTCAGCAGCCTGCTGATGTACCCCATCGACCTGGTCAAGGCCAGCGGCGTGGCGCGCAGCATGAACTTCGTCAGCAACATCGCGGCGCTGTCGGTGTTCATATTTTCCGGGCAGGTGGACTGGATTATCGGCCTGAGCATGGGCCTGTCGGTGATGGTCGGCGCCTTCTTCGGCGCGCGCACCGCCATCAGCGGCGGTGCGAAATTCATTCGTCCGGTGTTCATCACCGTGGTGCTCGGCTTGACCGTCCGGTTAGCCTGGCAGCACTGGTTCAGCGTGGCCTAA
- the pssA gene encoding CDP-diacylglycerol--serine O-phosphatidyltransferase: MPSLFKRSLLPKLRSFPLTADAVTILSGAAEFRRCLLEQIAQATQRIYIVALYLQEDEAGQEILDALHAAKRARPELDVVVVVDWLRAQRGLIGASKQPGNSAWYQETTRTHESVVPVYGVPVQTRELFGVLHLKGFVIDDCVLYSGASLNNVYLHKFDKYRFDRYHLLQNQALADSMQHLIQHGLIASKAVHRLDLPNLPTTRSLRNDIGDLRSRLKHAAYDTTAGSTAKGGLSVSPLLGVGKNNPLSRVICELIASAQHQLTICTPYFNLPLAVTREINRALARGVKIDIIVGDKTANDFYIPPSEPFKVIAALPYLYEISLRRFAKRHQRSIDSGKLNLHLWKDGDNTYHLKGMWIDQRYTLLTGNNLNPRAFRLDLENALLIDDPKGELLEPRGNELVEIFRHTSRIERYQELETLPDYPAGVAKFLKRVSRVRIERLLYRIL; this comes from the coding sequence ATGCCGTCGCTTTTCAAACGCTCTCTGCTGCCTAAACTGCGCAGTTTTCCGCTGACCGCCGATGCCGTCACCATCCTCTCTGGCGCCGCCGAGTTCCGTCGTTGCCTGCTGGAACAAATCGCCCAGGCCACCCAGCGCATCTATATCGTCGCGCTGTACCTGCAAGAGGACGAAGCCGGGCAGGAAATCCTCGACGCCCTGCACGCCGCCAAACGGGCACGCCCGGAACTGGACGTGGTGGTGGTCGTGGACTGGCTGCGTGCCCAGCGCGGTTTGATCGGTGCCAGCAAGCAACCGGGCAACTCGGCCTGGTATCAGGAAACGACCCGCACCCACGAAAGCGTTGTGCCGGTGTACGGCGTGCCGGTGCAGACCCGCGAGCTGTTCGGCGTGCTGCATTTGAAGGGCTTCGTGATCGACGATTGCGTGCTGTACAGCGGCGCGAGCCTGAACAACGTTTACCTGCACAAGTTCGACAAGTACCGCTTCGACCGCTATCACCTGCTGCAGAACCAGGCGCTGGCCGATTCGATGCAGCACTTGATTCAGCACGGTCTGATCGCCTCCAAAGCGGTGCATCGCCTCGACCTGCCGAACCTGCCGACCACTCGCAGCCTGCGCAACGACATCGGTGACTTGCGCAGCCGTCTCAAGCACGCGGCGTACGACACCACGGCGGGCAGTACGGCGAAGGGCGGTTTATCCGTCAGCCCATTGCTCGGTGTGGGCAAGAACAACCCGTTGAGTCGGGTGATCTGCGAGTTGATCGCCAGCGCCCAACATCAGCTGACCATCTGCACGCCGTACTTCAACCTGCCGCTGGCAGTGACCCGGGAAATCAATCGGGCGCTGGCACGGGGCGTGAAGATCGACATCATCGTCGGCGACAAAACCGCCAACGACTTCTACATTCCGCCCAGCGAGCCGTTCAAGGTGATCGCGGCGCTGCCATACCTTTACGAGATCAGCCTGCGACGCTTCGCCAAGCGTCATCAGCGCAGCATCGACAGTGGCAAGCTGAACCTGCATTTGTGGAAGGATGGAGACAACACCTATCACCTGAAGGGCATGTGGATCGATCAGCGCTACACCTTGCTGACCGGCAACAATCTCAACCCGCGGGCGTTTCGTCTTGATCTGGAGAACGCGTTGCTGATCGATGATCCGAAAGGTGAATTGCTGGAGCCCCGTGGCAATGAGTTGGTGGAGATTTTCCGGCACACCAGCCGCATCGAGCGGTATCAGGAGCTGGAAACACTGCCGGATTACCCGGCGGGGGTGGCCAAGTTTCTCAAGCGTGTGAGTCGGGTACGGATCGAGCGGTTGTTGTATCGGATATTGTAG
- the nudC gene encoding NAD(+) diphosphatase — protein sequence MTSRWTTAVLDTDQPGGWAVARSPEGFLFDDNGALFPREWLKRQDLSILAEHGIGHLDGEPVYLLELRSHSEVPGCNWKGLRAFMLEGDHTVYKVLGYAAQIGTWAREHRFCGNCGQVMSQVPRERAMYCEPCDIRHYPRISPSMIVLVTRGDEVLLARSPRFVTGVYSTLAGFAEPGESAEDCLIREVREEVQIEVKNIQYMGSQCWPFPHSMMLGFHAEYAGGEIVCQEDEIEDAQWFNVHELPPLPASRSIARYLIDVYVARRLGHAEPVLPG from the coding sequence ATGACTTCACGCTGGACCACCGCAGTACTGGACACCGATCAACCCGGCGGCTGGGCCGTGGCGCGCAGCCCCGAAGGCTTTTTGTTCGATGACAATGGCGCGCTGTTTCCACGGGAATGGCTCAAGCGTCAGGACCTGTCGATTCTCGCCGAGCACGGCATCGGTCATCTGGATGGCGAACCGGTCTACCTGCTGGAGTTGCGCAGTCACAGCGAAGTGCCTGGCTGCAACTGGAAAGGCCTGCGGGCGTTCATGCTCGAGGGCGATCACACCGTTTACAAAGTTCTCGGCTATGCCGCGCAAATCGGGACCTGGGCCCGTGAACACCGCTTCTGCGGTAATTGCGGGCAGGTGATGAGCCAGGTGCCGCGTGAGCGGGCGATGTACTGTGAACCGTGTGATATACGCCACTATCCGCGCATTTCACCGAGCATGATCGTGCTGGTGACCCGTGGCGACGAGGTTCTGTTGGCTCGCTCGCCGCGTTTTGTCACCGGGGTCTACAGCACCCTGGCGGGATTTGCCGAGCCGGGTGAGTCGGCCGAAGACTGCCTGATTCGCGAGGTCCGCGAAGAGGTGCAGATCGAGGTCAAGAATATCCAGTACATGGGCAGTCAATGCTGGCCGTTCCCGCATTCGATGATGCTCGGTTTTCACGCCGAGTACGCCGGGGGCGAGATTGTCTGTCAGGAAGACGAGATCGAAGACGCCCAGTGGTTCAACGTGCACGAGCTGCCGCCGTTGCCGGCGTCTCGCTCGATTGCCCGTTACCTGATCGACGTCTATGTGGCGCGGCGCTTAGGCCACGCTGAACCAGTGCTGCCAGGCTAA
- a CDS encoding crotonase/enoyl-CoA hydratase family protein translates to MSQYTAFSVELADNIAHVQINRPEKINSMNAAFWSEIIEIFQWIDDTDEVRVVVLSGAGKHFSSGIDLMMLAGVANELGKDVGRNARLLRRKILALQASFNAVDNCRKPVLAAIQGYCLGGAIDLISACDMRYAAEDAQFSIKEIDIGMAADVGTLQRLPRIIGDGMLRELAYTGRTFGADEARNIGLVNRVYSDTASLLEGVMGIAREIASKSPIAITGTKEMISYMRDHRIDDGLEYVATWNAAMLQSTDLRVAMAAHMSKQKPEFLD, encoded by the coding sequence ATGTCTCAATACACCGCCTTCAGCGTCGAACTGGCCGATAATATCGCCCATGTGCAGATCAATCGTCCGGAAAAAATCAATTCGATGAACGCCGCGTTCTGGAGTGAGATCATCGAGATTTTCCAATGGATCGACGATACCGATGAAGTCCGGGTGGTGGTGCTCAGTGGCGCCGGCAAGCATTTTTCTTCCGGGATCGACCTGATGATGCTGGCCGGTGTGGCCAACGAACTGGGCAAGGACGTGGGCCGCAACGCGCGCCTGCTGCGACGCAAGATCCTCGCGCTGCAAGCCTCGTTCAATGCCGTCGACAACTGCCGCAAGCCGGTGCTGGCGGCGATTCAGGGCTATTGCCTGGGCGGTGCCATTGACCTGATTTCGGCCTGCGACATGCGTTACGCCGCCGAGGACGCGCAATTTTCCATCAAGGAAATCGACATCGGCATGGCCGCCGATGTGGGCACTTTGCAACGCTTGCCACGGATAATCGGTGACGGCATGCTGCGTGAACTGGCTTACACTGGTCGCACCTTTGGTGCCGACGAAGCGCGCAACATCGGTCTGGTCAATCGCGTCTACAGCGATACTGCCAGCCTGCTTGAAGGCGTGATGGGCATTGCCCGCGAGATCGCCAGCAAGTCGCCGATTGCTATCACCGGCACCAAAGAGATGATCAGCTACATGCGCGACCATCGCATCGACGACGGCCTCGAATACGTCGCCACCTGGAACGCCGCCATGCTGCAATCCACCGATCTGCGCGTGGCCATGGCCGCCCATATGAGCAAACAGAAACCCGAATTTCTGGATTGA
- the pncA gene encoding bifunctional nicotinamidase/pyrazinamidase yields MPISSRAALLVIDVQNDFIPGGQLPVPEGDLIVPLINRLGRQFKQVIIAQDWHPPGHASFASSHPGRKPYDVIQLPYGEQTLWPEHCVRATPGAEFHPELDLPHVHLIIRKGCNPDIDSYSAFLEADRITTTGLAGYLKERGIDTVYMVGLALDFCVMFSALDARAAGFNAFVVMDACRAIDLDGSLAAAIERMQVAGVGLIPSTEILG; encoded by the coding sequence ATGCCAATTTCTTCACGTGCTGCCTTGCTGGTTATCGACGTACAGAACGACTTCATTCCCGGCGGTCAATTACCGGTGCCGGAGGGCGATCTGATCGTGCCCTTGATTAACCGCCTCGGCCGCCAGTTCAAACAGGTCATCATTGCCCAGGACTGGCACCCGCCCGGTCATGCCTCGTTTGCTTCCAGCCACCCGGGACGCAAACCTTACGACGTGATTCAACTGCCTTACGGCGAGCAGACGCTCTGGCCTGAGCATTGCGTACGCGCCACACCCGGCGCCGAGTTCCACCCGGAACTGGACCTGCCCCACGTCCACCTGATCATCCGCAAGGGCTGCAATCCGGACATCGACAGTTATTCGGCGTTTCTGGAGGCGGATCGAATCACGACCACAGGCTTGGCCGGGTATCTGAAAGAACGCGGCATCGACACGGTTTATATGGTTGGACTGGCGCTGGATTTTTGCGTGATGTTTTCTGCGCTGGATGCACGGGCCGCGGGATTCAATGCGTTTGTGGTGATGGATGCATGTCGCGCGATTGATCTGGACGGCTCGTTGGCGGCAGCGATTGAACGGATGCAAGTGGCGGGGGTTGGGTTGATTCCATCAACCGAAATACTCGGCTGA
- a CDS encoding response regulator transcription factor, which translates to MPNILLVEDDTALSELIASYLERNGYCVSVISRGDHVRERARVSPPDLVILDLMLPGLDGLQVCRLLRADSATLPILMLTARDDSHDQVLGLEMGADDYVTKPCEPRVLLARVRTLLRRSSLSEPMTANDRILMGNLCIDLSERTVTWREQLVELSSGEYNLLVVLARHAGEVLSRDQILQRLRGIEFNGTDRSVDVAISKLRRKFDDHAGEARKIKTVWGKGYLFSRSEWEC; encoded by the coding sequence ATGCCCAACATCCTCCTGGTCGAAGACGACACCGCGCTCTCCGAACTGATTGCCAGCTACCTGGAACGCAACGGCTATTGCGTCAGCGTGATCAGCCGTGGCGACCATGTGCGCGAACGGGCGCGGGTCAGTCCACCGGACCTGGTGATTCTCGATCTGATGCTGCCGGGGCTCGACGGTTTGCAGGTCTGCCGTTTGCTGCGAGCCGATTCGGCGACTTTGCCGATCCTGATGCTCACCGCCCGCGACGACAGCCACGATCAGGTGCTGGGCCTGGAAATGGGCGCCGACGACTACGTCACCAAACCCTGCGAGCCCCGTGTGTTGCTGGCCCGCGTACGTACGCTGTTGCGCCGCAGCAGTCTCAGCGAACCAATGACCGCCAACGACCGTATTCTGATGGGCAACCTGTGCATTGATCTGTCCGAGCGCACCGTGACCTGGCGTGAGCAACTGGTCGAACTGTCCAGCGGTGAATACAACCTGCTGGTGGTGCTGGCCCGACATGCCGGCGAAGTACTGAGCCGTGACCAGATTCTGCAACGCTTGCGCGGTATCGAATTCAACGGCACCGACCGCTCGGTGGACGTAGCCATTTCCAAGCTGCGGCGCAAGTTCGACGACCACGCCGGCGAGGCGCGCAAGATCAAAACCGTGTGGGGCAAGGGCTACCTGTTCAGTCGCTCCGAGTGGGAATGCTGA
- a CDS encoding nuclear transport factor 2 family protein: MSTAEVRPPLPPFTRESAIEKVRLAEDGWNSRDPERVSLAYTLDTQWRNRAEFAHNREQAKAFLTRKWAKELDYRLIKELWAHGDNRIAVRYAYEWHDDSGNWFRSYGNENWEFDENGLMFNRYACINDMPIKESDRKFHWPLGRRPDDHPGLSDLGL, encoded by the coding sequence ATGTCTACTGCCGAAGTTCGTCCGCCATTGCCGCCGTTTACCCGTGAATCGGCCATCGAAAAAGTTCGCCTGGCCGAGGACGGCTGGAACTCCCGCGACCCGGAACGGGTGTCCCTGGCCTATACCCTGGACACCCAGTGGCGTAACCGCGCCGAGTTTGCCCATAACCGCGAACAAGCCAAAGCTTTCCTGACCCGCAAATGGGCCAAGGAACTGGACTACCGGCTGATCAAGGAACTCTGGGCCCATGGCGACAACCGCATCGCCGTGCGTTATGCCTACGAATGGCATGACGACTCGGGCAACTGGTTCCGTTCCTACGGTAACGAAAACTGGGAGTTCGACGAGAACGGCTTGATGTTCAACCGCTACGCCTGCATCAACGACATGCCGATCAAGGAAAGCGACCGCAAGTTCCACTGGCCGCTGGGCCGCCGGCCGGATGATCACCCGGGCCTCTCCGACCTGGGCCTGTAA
- a CDS encoding efflux RND transporter periplasmic adaptor subunit: MSKNLLATLSLIALALTLSACDQSSTAEEQAPLASVRIETIEARPLSISSELSGRIAAPRIAEVRARVAGVVLQRAFHEGSDVKKGDVLFRIDPAPFKADLDSAEAALRKAEANAFQARLQEQRYAQLIEGNAISGQDYDNARANARQTAADVAANKAAVERAKLNLGYATVTAPISGRIGRALVTEGALVGQNETTPLALIQQLNPIHADLTQSTRELNDLRRAFRSGQLKEVGQGQAKATLIQDDGSLYPLPGKLLFTDITVDPGTGQIILRSEFPNPDLDLLPGSFVRVRLEQAFNQQGISVPQRAIQRDSAGVAQVLLLDAEQRVGQQPVELGPVQNDRWIVTHGLKPGDRIVTEGLQHARPGEKVQIDDTPLPLAQVSGQ; this comes from the coding sequence ATGTCAAAGAATCTGCTTGCCACGCTCAGCCTGATCGCACTGGCGTTGACGCTGAGCGCTTGCGACCAGTCCTCGACCGCGGAAGAACAGGCGCCGCTGGCCAGTGTGCGGATCGAAACCATCGAAGCCCGGCCGCTGTCGATCAGTAGCGAGCTGAGCGGGCGGATTGCCGCACCACGTATCGCCGAAGTGCGCGCCCGAGTCGCCGGCGTAGTGTTGCAGCGGGCCTTCCACGAAGGCAGCGACGTGAAAAAAGGCGACGTTCTGTTCCGTATCGACCCGGCACCGTTCAAGGCCGACCTGGACAGCGCCGAAGCCGCATTGCGCAAGGCCGAGGCCAATGCCTTCCAGGCCAGACTGCAAGAGCAGCGTTACGCCCAGTTGATCGAAGGCAACGCCATCAGCGGCCAGGATTACGATAACGCCCGCGCCAATGCCCGGCAGACCGCCGCCGATGTCGCTGCCAACAAAGCCGCCGTGGAGCGGGCGAAACTGAACCTGGGTTACGCCACCGTCACCGCGCCGATTTCCGGGCGCATCGGTCGGGCGCTGGTGACTGAAGGCGCGCTGGTCGGGCAGAACGAAACTACACCGCTGGCATTGATTCAGCAGTTGAACCCGATCCACGCCGACTTGACGCAATCGACCCGTGAACTCAACGACCTGCGCCGCGCGTTCCGTTCCGGCCAGTTAAAGGAAGTGGGCCAAGGTCAGGCCAAAGCCACGTTGATTCAGGACGACGGCAGCCTCTACCCGCTGCCGGGCAAGTTGCTGTTCACCGACATCACCGTCGACCCAGGCACTGGTCAGATCATTCTGCGTAGCGAATTCCCCAACCCGGACCTCGACTTGCTGCCGGGCAGCTTCGTGCGCGTGCGTCTGGAGCAAGCGTTCAATCAGCAAGGTATCAGCGTGCCGCAACGGGCCATCCAGCGTGACAGCGCCGGCGTCGCCCAGGTGCTGCTGCTCGACGCCGAGCAGCGGGTCGGCCAGCAACCGGTCGAACTGGGCCCGGTGCAGAACGATCGCTGGATCGTCACCCACGGCCTCAAACCCGGCGACCGCATCGTCACTGAAGGCCTGCAACACGCGCGCCCCGGTGAAAAAGTCCAGATCGACGACACCCCTCTTCCACTTGCCCAGGTTTCTGGTCAGTAA
- a CDS encoding ATP-binding protein has product MFRILFRLYLVTIVSFSAAIYLVPDLVIQVFHERFVTYNLDYSRGLQTLIVKQFRSVPIEQWPALADEMDKEFQPLNIVLARNDDAEFTPDERQRLQRGENVVRIGDWGWRTLAVTPLNEQMVVEMIVPPDPTDVSWLYWSINVLIGATMLACLLLWLRPHWRDLERLKGTAERFGKGHLSERTQISSSSNIGSLAHVFDTMAGDIENLLNQQRDLLNAVSHELRTPLTRLDFGLALALSDDLPATSRERLQGLVAHIRELDELVLELLSYSRLQNPARLPEQVDVSLDEFIDSILGSVDEELESPEIVIDVLLHGQLERFSLDPRLTARAIQNLLRNAMRYCEKRIQIGVQVCAKGCEIWVDDDGIGIPEEERERIFEPFYRLDRSRDRATGGFGLGLAISRRALEAQGGTLTAQPSPLGGARFRLWLPTPA; this is encoded by the coding sequence ATGTTCAGAATCCTGTTTCGCCTCTATCTGGTAACCATCGTCTCGTTCAGCGCGGCGATCTACCTGGTGCCGGACCTGGTGATCCAGGTCTTTCATGAACGTTTTGTCACCTACAACCTCGATTACTCCCGAGGTTTGCAAACGCTGATCGTCAAGCAGTTTCGCTCGGTGCCGATTGAGCAGTGGCCGGCGCTGGCAGACGAAATGGACAAGGAATTCCAGCCGCTGAACATTGTACTGGCCCGCAACGACGACGCCGAGTTCACCCCGGATGAGCGTCAACGCTTGCAGCGCGGCGAGAATGTTGTGCGCATTGGCGATTGGGGCTGGCGCACCTTGGCCGTGACGCCTTTGAACGAACAAATGGTCGTGGAAATGATCGTGCCGCCCGACCCGACGGACGTCAGTTGGTTGTACTGGAGCATCAACGTACTGATCGGCGCGACCATGCTCGCCTGCCTGTTGCTGTGGTTGCGTCCGCACTGGCGCGACCTGGAACGCCTAAAAGGCACCGCCGAACGCTTCGGCAAGGGCCACTTGAGCGAGCGCACGCAGATTTCCTCCAGCTCCAATATCGGCAGCCTGGCCCACGTGTTCGACACCATGGCTGGCGACATCGAAAACCTGCTCAACCAGCAGCGCGACCTGCTCAACGCCGTGTCCCACGAACTGCGCACGCCACTGACGCGGCTGGATTTCGGCCTGGCCCTGGCGCTGTCCGACGACTTGCCCGCTACCAGCCGCGAACGTCTGCAAGGCTTGGTCGCGCACATTCGCGAACTGGATGAGCTGGTGCTGGAACTGCTGTCTTACAGCCGACTGCAAAACCCGGCGCGGCTGCCGGAGCAGGTCGATGTGTCGCTGGATGAATTCATCGACAGCATCCTCGGCAGTGTCGACGAAGAACTGGAATCCCCGGAAATCGTCATCGATGTGCTGCTTCACGGCCAGCTCGAACGCTTCTCGCTGGACCCGCGACTGACCGCCCGCGCAATCCAGAATCTGCTGCGCAACGCCATGCGCTATTGCGAAAAACGGATTCAGATCGGGGTGCAGGTGTGCGCCAAGGGCTGTGAGATCTGGGTGGATGACGATGGCATCGGCATTCCGGAGGAAGAGCGGGAGCGGATTTTCGAACCGTTTTATCGACTGGATCGTAGCCGGGATCGCGCCACTGGCGGGTTTGGGTTGGGCCTGGCAATCAGCCGCCGGGCGCTGGAAGCGCAGGGTGGCACACTCACCGCGCAACCGTCGCCGCTGGGTGGTGCGCGGTTCCGACTTTGGTTGCCGACACCTGCCTGA
- a CDS encoding TetR/AcrR family transcriptional regulator, whose translation MNEITSNDTRDIILDVTEKLIYKSGIAATGMDLLVKTAGVSRKSIYRYFANKEELTVAALQRRDVRWMNWYRSEVGKAQTPAERLLSLFTVLKAWFASEGFRGCAFINTSGETGDAQDPVRLVAKDHKQKLLDYVRELCAEHGAQDPETLAKQLLILIDGAITVALVMGDHSAADNAQCMARKLLDL comes from the coding sequence ATGAACGAAATCACTAGCAACGACACACGCGACATCATTCTGGACGTCACCGAAAAGTTGATCTACAAAAGTGGCATTGCTGCCACCGGCATGGATCTTCTGGTGAAAACCGCCGGCGTCTCCAGAAAAAGTATTTACCGTTACTTCGCCAACAAGGAGGAGCTCACCGTCGCGGCCCTGCAACGCCGCGATGTGCGCTGGATGAATTGGTATCGAAGCGAAGTCGGCAAGGCGCAAACCCCGGCCGAACGGCTGCTCAGCCTGTTTACCGTGCTCAAGGCCTGGTTCGCCTCTGAAGGCTTTCGCGGCTGTGCATTCATTAACACCAGTGGTGAAACCGGCGATGCGCAAGACCCGGTCCGCCTGGTTGCCAAAGACCACAAACAGAAGCTGCTCGACTACGTGCGCGAGCTCTGTGCCGAACATGGTGCTCAAGACCCGGAGACGCTGGCCAAACAGCTGCTGATCCTGATCGACGGTGCCATTACCGTAGCGCTTGTGATGGGTGATCACAGTGCCGCCGATAATGCGCAATGCATGGCGCGAAAGTTATTGGACCTGTAA